From the genome of Oxyura jamaicensis isolate SHBP4307 breed ruddy duck chromosome 2, BPBGC_Ojam_1.0, whole genome shotgun sequence, one region includes:
- the NKIRAS1 gene encoding NF-kappa-B inhibitor-interacting Ras-like protein 1 isoform X1, with protein MLDTSLTCLHNEMKQNKKKHSAISRRPTSVFKNALVTHSPAHSLEEGATMEDVYLASVETDRGVKEQLRLYDTRGLQEGVELPKHYFSVADGFVLVYAVTSLEAFQRVELLKKEIDVFRDKKEVTVIVLGNKTDLLEQRQVETEAAQQWARAEKVRLWEVTVTDRKTLLEPFTFLASKLSQSQNKSTFPLPGRKSKGNNCDN; from the exons ATGTTAGATACTTCCTTGACCTGTCTGCAcaatgaaatgaagcagaacaagaaaaaacacagtgctATATCCAGAAGACCTActtcagtctttaaaaatgcCCTTGTGACACATTCTCCAGCCCACA GTTTAGAAGAGGGTGCCACAATGGAAGACGTGTACTTGGCGTCGGTGGAGACAGACCGGGGCGTAAAGGAACAGTTACGGCTTTATGACACCAGGGGTCTGCAGGAGGGCGTAGAGCTGCCAAAGCACTACTTCTCTGTCGCCGATGGCTTCGTTCTCGTGTATGCCGTGACCAGCCTTGAAGCCTTCCAAAGAGTTGAACTGCTCAAAAAAGAGATCGATGTCTTTAGAGATAAAAAGGAG GTAACAGTTATCGTCTTGGGAAACAAAACCGACCTGCTGGAGCAAAGACAAGTGGAAACAGAAGCGGCACAGCAATGGGCAAGGGCTGAGAAAGTGAGACTGTGGGAAGTGACTGTGACAGACCGGAAAACACTGCTTGAGCCCTTCACCTTCTTAGCCAGCAAGCTCTCCCAGTCCCAGAACAAATCAACATTTCCCTTGCCTGGAAGGAAGAGCAAAGGGAATAACTGTGATAACTAA
- the NKIRAS1 gene encoding NF-kappa-B inhibitor-interacting Ras-like protein 1 isoform X2 has translation MGKGYKVVVCGMASVGKTAILEQLLYGKHTVGLEEGATMEDVYLASVETDRGVKEQLRLYDTRGLQEGVELPKHYFSVADGFVLVYAVTSLEAFQRVELLKKEIDVFRDKKEVTVIVLGNKTDLLEQRQVETEAAQQWARAEKVRLWEVTVTDRKTLLEPFTFLASKLSQSQNKSTFPLPGRKSKGNNCDN, from the exons ATGGGGAAGGGCTACAAGGTGGTGGTGTGCGGCATGGCGTCGGTGGGAAAAACCGCGATTTTGGAGCAGCTTCTCTATGGAAAGCATACCGTGG GTTTAGAAGAGGGTGCCACAATGGAAGACGTGTACTTGGCGTCGGTGGAGACAGACCGGGGCGTAAAGGAACAGTTACGGCTTTATGACACCAGGGGTCTGCAGGAGGGCGTAGAGCTGCCAAAGCACTACTTCTCTGTCGCCGATGGCTTCGTTCTCGTGTATGCCGTGACCAGCCTTGAAGCCTTCCAAAGAGTTGAACTGCTCAAAAAAGAGATCGATGTCTTTAGAGATAAAAAGGAG GTAACAGTTATCGTCTTGGGAAACAAAACCGACCTGCTGGAGCAAAGACAAGTGGAAACAGAAGCGGCACAGCAATGGGCAAGGGCTGAGAAAGTGAGACTGTGGGAAGTGACTGTGACAGACCGGAAAACACTGCTTGAGCCCTTCACCTTCTTAGCCAGCAAGCTCTCCCAGTCCCAGAACAAATCAACATTTCCCTTGCCTGGAAGGAAGAGCAAAGGGAATAACTGTGATAACTAA